In one window of Solanum pennellii chromosome 2, SPENNV200 DNA:
- the LOC107011430 gene encoding protease Do-like 1, chloroplastic, whose translation MAASSHSLASSACFSTTPARKFSGSDRFQLAKSILCRKIPGFSGSVVCARRICSNYASSGDQSNYGKKLMDSIFVACASVALSFSLYIADVDPASAFVVTSPRKLQTDELATVRLFQENTPSVVYITNLASRQDMFTLDVFEVPQGSGSGFVWDKNGNIVTNYHVIRGASDLRVTLADQTTYDAKVVGFDQDKDVAVLHIDAPKDKLRPIPIGVSADLLVGQKVFAIGNPFGLDHTLTTGVISGLRREINSAATGRPIQDVIQTDAAINPGNSGGPLLDSSGNLIGINTAIYSPSGASSGVGFSIPVDTVSGIVDQLVQFGKVTRPILGIKFAPDQSVEQLGVTGVLVLDAPPNGPAGKAGLLPTKRDSYGRLILGDIITSINGKKVSNGTDLYRILDQCKVGEKVIVEVLRGDQKEKIPVLLEPKPEES comes from the exons ATGGCTGCATCTTCACACTCCTTAGCTTCTTCTGCTTGCTTCTCCACAACTCCGGCACGGAAATTTTCCGGCTCAGATCGATTTCAACTTGCTAAGTCTATACTCTGCCGGAAAATACCTGGTTTCTCCGGTAGTGTGGTCTGCGCTCGGCGTATTTGCTCTAACTATGCCTCTTCCGGTGACCAATCCAACTACGGGAAGAAGCTTATGGATAGTATTTTTGTGGCATGCGCTTCCGTTGCCTTGtctttctctctatatatagCAGACGTTGACCCTGCCTCGGCTTTTGTAGTCACTTCACCCAGGAAATTGCAGACTGATGAACTTGCTACTGTTCGTCTCTTCCAAGAGAATACACCTTCCGTTGTGTATATTACTAATCTTGCTTCCAG GCAGGATATGTTCACACTGGATGTATTTGAGGTGCCTCAAGGGTCTGGGTCAGGCTTCGTCTGGGATAAAAATGGAAATATTGTTACTAATTATCATGTGATTCGAGGTGCTTCTGATCTCAG AGTGACTCTTGCTGATCAAACTACTTATGATGCAAAAGTTGTTGGATTTGACCAAGATAAAGATGTTGCTGTTTTGCATATTGATGCACCAAAAGACAAGTTGCGACCTATACCAATTGGCGTATCGGCAGACTTGCTCGTTGGTCAAAAAGTATTTGCTATTGGAAATCCA TTTGGACTTGATCATACACTCACCACTGGTGTAATCAG TGGGCTTAGGAGAGAAATCAATTCTGCAGCTACTGGCCGCCCAATCCAAGATGTTATTCAGACAGATGCAGCAATCAATCCTGGTAACAGTGGAGGGCCACTTCTAGATAGTTCTGGAAACCTTATTGGAATAAATACCGCTATATATTCTCCTTCCGGTGCATCATCAGGTGTTGGATTTTCAATTCCAGTTGATACT GTCAGTGGCATTGTTGATCAGTTGGTGCAGTTTGGGAAAGTCACAAGGCCAATTTTGGGCATAAAGTTTGCACCTGATCAGTCCGTTGAGCAACTGGGAGTCACTGGAGTACTTGTCCTGGATGCTCCTCCAAATGGTCCTGCAGGCAAAGCA GGTCTTCTACCTACTAAACGTGATTCCTACGGAAGACTTATTTTAGGTGATATAATCACATCTATAAATGGAAAGAAGGTCTCTAATGGCACCGACTTGTACAGAATTCTTGACCAATGCAAAGTTGGAGAAAAG GTAATTGTGGAAGTGCTGCGTGGGGATCAGAAAGAGAAGATCCCTGTACTTCTGGAACCAAAGCCTGAAGAATCGTAG
- the LOC107011775 gene encoding protein KINESIN LIGHT CHAIN-RELATED 2-like — protein MPEFAMDGSIVDGNQKEPNGHFLPHREIFDQGSPRSPLSTHSRETESIDLDINGGVDTSIEQLYNNVYEMQSSDYSPSRRSFLSYGEESRIDSELRYLAGVDFGELDSKKGLSEHDKVHNDEKLGKIKTYPASPKSVWSAKGKKYSPSQTDSPISNKPPRSRSKSFNEKPSPKRFGNLKKLNATMSMKNEKNPNANEDSSKAGYLGPYLLKQARDMISTTGENVQKALELALRAMKSFESSSKGKSSLEFVMCLHVVAALNCRLGKYNEAIPLLERSIEIPDLDVGQNHALAKFAGCMQLGDTYAMLGQLENSILCYTAGLEIQRQVLGEKDTRFGETCRYVAEAHVQAMQFDEAEKLCQMALDIHKENNSSASPEEAADRRLLGLIYDSKGDYEAALEHYVLAGMAMAANGQEAEVASIDCNIGDAYLSMARYDEAICAYQKALTMFKSTKGENHPSVASVYVRLADLYNKIGKFRESKSYCENALRIYTKAVPGSHPEEIASGLVDVSVIYESMNEPDQALKLLQKAIKVYGNAPGQQSTIAGIEAQIGVLYYILGEYMDSYDSLKTAVSKFREIGEKKSAIFGITLNQMGLACVQLYAINEAGDLFEEARIILETECGPYHADTLGIYSNLAGTYDAMGRTDDAIEILEFVVGMREEKLGTANPDVDDEKRRLTELLRESGRVRSRKSRSLETLLGNMSHIFLQDQEIDILER, from the exons ATGCCTGAATTTGCCATGGATGGATCAATTGTTGATGGAAATCAGAAAGAACCTAATGGCCATTTTCTACCTCACAGAGAAATTTTCGATCAGGGGTCTCCGAGGAGTCCGTTGAGTACACATAGTCGCGAAACAGAGTCGATTGATCTGGATATAAATGGGGGTGTtgatacttcaattgaacaacTATACAATAATGTGTATGAAATGCAGAGCTCCGACTATTCTCCTTCGAGAAGGAGCTTTCTATCGTATGGTGAGGAATCGAGAATTGACTCTGAGTTAAGGTACCTTGCAGGGGTAGATTTTGGTGAATTGGATAGTAAAAAAGGGCTTTCTGAGCATGATAAAGTACACAATGATGAGAAGttgggaaaaattaaaacatatccagcAAGTCCCAAATCTGTTTGGTCTGCAAAGGGAAAGAAATATTCTCCATCGCAAACTGATTCTCCAATATCTAACAAGCCACCAAGATCAAGGAGCAAGTCTTTTAATGAAAAGCCTTCTCCGAAGAGATTTGGGAATTTGAAAAAGCTCAATGCAACTATGTCCATGAAGAATGAGAAGAATCCGAATGCAAATGAGGATTCATCTAAGGCAGGGTATTTAGGACCCTATTTACTTAAACAAGCCAGGGATATGATTTCAACAACCGGGGAAAATGTTCAAAAGGCTCTTGAACTAGCCCTTCGAGCCATGAAATCGTTTGAGAGTTCTTCAAAGGGTAAGAGCAGTTTAGAGTTTGTTATGTGTTTGCACGTTGTAGCAGCGTTAAATTGTCGATTAGGGAAGTACAACGAGGCAATTCCGCTGTTGGAGCGATCAATTGAAATTCCTGACTTGGATGTGGGACAAAATCATGCACTCGCAAAATTTGCAGGGTGCATGCAGTTAGGTGATACATATGCAATGCTCGGACAGTTGGAGAATTCGATACTGTGCTATACTGCTGGCCTGGAAATTCAAAGGCAAGTTCTTGGAGAGAAAGACACGAGATTTGGCGAGACTTGTAGGTATGTGGCTGAAGCACATGTTCAAGCTATGCAATTTGATGAGGCTGAGAAGCTTTGTCAGATGGCACTTGACATTCATAAGGAGAATAATTCATCAGCCTCTCCAGAAGAAGCTGCTGACAGAAGACTCTTGGGGCTTATCTACGATTCGAAGGGTGACTACGAGGCTGCTCTTGAGCATTATGTTTTAGCAGGCATGGCCATGGCAGCTAATGGCCAGGAAGCTGAAGTAGCGTCCATTGACTGCAACATTGGTGATGCATATTTATCTATGGCACGGTATGATGAGGCTATATGTGCTTACCAAAAAGCTCTTACTATGTTCAAGTCTACCAAAGGAGAGAACCATCCTTCAGTTGCATCGGTCTATGTACGTCTGGCTGATTTGTATAACAAGATAGGAAAATTCAGGGAGTCCAAATCATACTGTGAAAATGCACTTCGGATTTACACTAAGGCCGTCCCTGGAAGCCATCCAGAAGAGATTGCAAGTGGTCTTGTCGATGTATCTGTGATCTATGAGTCGATGAACGAACCTGATCAGGCGCTCAAGTTGCTTCAGAAGGCCATAAAAGTGTATGGAAATGCACCAGGACAACAGAGCACTATTGCAGGAATTGAAGCCCAGATTGGGGTCTTGTACTATATTCTGGGGGAGTATATGGACTCGTACGATTCCCTGAAAACTGCAGTATCGAAATTCAGAGAAATTGGAGAGAAGAAGTCTGCAATTTTTGGTATTACTTTAAACCAAATGGGACTTGCATGTGTACAGCTTTATGCAATTAATGAGGCTGGGGACCTATTTGAAGAAGCAAGGATAATTTTAGAGACTGAATGTGGACCATATCATGCAGATACATTAGGAATCTATAGCAATCTTGCTGGAACTTATGATGCTATGGGCAG GACggatgatgcaattgaaatcTTAGAATTTGTCGTCGGAATGAGGGAGGAGAAACTGGGGACAGCAAATCCTGACGTGGATGATGAGAAGAGGAGATTAACTGAGTTGTTAAGAGAATCAGGGAGAGTGAGGAGCAGGAAATCAAGATCCCTGGAAACACTTCTTGGTAACATGTCTCATATTTTCCTCCAGGATCAAGAGATTGATATACTAGAAAGATGA